The Megachile rotundata isolate GNS110a chromosome 3, iyMegRotu1, whole genome shotgun sequence genome includes a window with the following:
- the Hyccin gene encoding PI4KA lipid kinase complex subunit hyccin produces the protein MTESLINEWLTDCADVSSSELHTFATTLSQDNEIVRALYVLLEERSKYSQLVDTVCDQLYNFYRSRETELQRFTLQFLPTLIYIYLNSAAHGDIKNCRSVETLLIGLYNLEIMDKSGQSKAISFRLPSLAMLSVYHEPASLAPASLTESAVRRFEECNTKLVSWGPLQQVETLTAQNRLKVMTALLFIYNQQLGYISKFALEQLCKVATKLVTQGFMKPGHHQRSSYGSESSFVPRLLPRIPVSSQFLLEFLHAVYFAMYNDCWYIGTQAVEDIHNRACYETYPDVMLVTNAIRNSASSGPSGQPTDGPIGISVALSPATATATVSKSMITNASFRAKKLPDDLDETLFEAEANGTNLEKQQQVAVSNTSKRFPWYWKHSLPISNAEEAQIRKMSSSSSLESCRRGSVCSIQNSPLKSSPKRNREHLKKSTSEKDEDHNLKTTPKAKKHHKENSDIVHENKVGSASHLYSVLEEQFLGEIVHESVENLYSEGNKSDGFHTSATLSTNT, from the exons atgaCGGAAAGTTTGATAAATGAATGGCTGACAGATTGTGCAGATGTCTCGTCATCGGAACTTCATACTTTTGCTACTACTCTGTCACAGGACAATGAAATAGTCAGAGCACTTTATGTTCTTTTAGAAGAACGTAGTAAATATAGTCAG TTAGTGGATACCGTATGTGATCAGTTATACAATTTCTATCGTTCTCGGGAAACAGAATTACAAAGGTTTACCTTGCAGTTCTTGCCCACTTTAATATATATCTATTTGAATTCTGCAGCTCATGGTGATATCAAG AACTGTAGATCTGTAGAAACATTATTAATTGGGTTGTATAATCTGGAAATAATGGATAAATCTGGACAGTCAAAAGCAATTTCTTTTAGATTGCCATCACTTGCCATGCTTTCTGTATATCATGAG CCTGCAAGTTTAGCACCTGCTTCTTTAACGGAGAGTGCAGTGCGTAGATTTGAAGAATGCAATACAAAACTTGTTAGTTGGGGCCCATTGCAACAAGTTGAAACACTAACTGCTCAGAATAGACTAAAGGTTATGACTGCtcttctttttatttacaatcaACAGCTGGGCTACATAAGTAAATTTGCCTTGGAACAGTTATGCAAAGTTGCTACAAA ACTTGTTACTCAAGGATTTATGAAACCAGGGCACCACCAACGTTCTTCATATGGAAGTGAATCTAGTTTTGTCCCAAGACTTCTACCTCGTATACCTGTATCCAGTCAATTTCTTCTTGAATTTTTGCATGCTGTATATTTTGCTAT GTATAATGATTGCTGGTACATAGGAACTCAAGCAGTAGAAGACATTCATAATCGGGCATGCTATGAGACATATCCAGATGTTATGCTAGTCACAAATGCCATACGCAATTCTGCTAGCAGTGGTCCATCTG GTCAACCTACCGATGGACCAATCGGTATTAGTGTGGCATTATCACCAGCAACCGCCACCGCCACGGTGTCTAAATCCATGATTACGAACGCTTCTTTCCGGGCTAAAAAATTGCCag ACGATCTGGATGAGACGTTATTTGAGGCTGAAGCGAACGGTACTAATCTTGAAAAACAACAGCAAGTAGCAGTATCCAACACTTCGAAGCGGTTCCCTTGGTATTGGAAGCATTCACTTCCGATTTCAAACGCAGAAGAAGCccaaataagaaaaatgagttcTTCTTCCTCATTGGAGAGTTGCAGACGAGGGAGCGTGTGTAGTATTCAAAATTCACCTCTCAAATCCTCCCCTAAAAGAAACAGAGAGCATTTGAAGAAAAGTACATCTGAAAAAGATGAAGATCATAATTTGAAAACAACTCCGAAAGCAAAAAAACATCATAAAGAAAATTCGGATATTGTTCATGAGAATAAAGTCGGATCTGCTTCGCATCTGTATAGCGTATTGGAAGAACAGTTTCTAGGGGAGATAGTTCATGAATCGGTGGAAAATTTATATTCGGAAGGAAATAAATCCGATGGTTTTCATACGTCTGCTACTCTGTCAACAAATACATG